From a single Cryptococcus deuterogattii R265 chromosome 5, complete sequence genomic region:
- a CDS encoding phospholipase, giving the protein MSVPPADAPLPETALLLAVPALDVRWVHAGAQQLNLLPTPITSASNSYEAFSESESSRIELRWQSISESDRLKTIKLWGRNDGEGAFQSQGETIKQGEKIGHDEKVTDGSKGCDSISRHSIDGTDAHSVGSKVKSEDGEEHLDPDVDDMSSGEDQINKKYHALLLEAREKNDDLDSVQGVPVSQDSLFEVSLSTLSLHPVFWAHTGPRVAVLRGTWFVNDESRPCCWELAEELEKAFLEIQPWQQSYSHELATALSLGSSGEEKIKYTLPSKFGEDLGIIFEDSTKGRIVTSGTLTYITRLFWSSLKARPAGTYVYRGYSAARSAKGKPAADTISTLVDSEEIAHVNNESNSYEKDDTQDRHLNLPGHKMRSQPVAALDGAFNDVKKTAGQAIEGVKEGLRDYDLREEQRQVPALGDSDDERRAVEEENAPLVHDTEDSNPCTDLILVVHGIGQQLAAQYEAYNFVYAGNQLRQVLRKQTSNPAVASIIRDRRCQVLPMATNRTLTYLLTDITIHRSIPYVRELTNSVLLDIPLFMSHHRQKMIEAVCTQANKLYRLWIARNPHFEEYGRVHIIAHSLGSALVAHILSNQPTKMPRISQLPKQVISETRDRFLFNISNLFLVGSPLGIFLHLEQAQLMPRKGRERTMHSPADEALDRAGRFGCLAVDSLYNVFYHTDPVAYQLNAAVDSQLASQRPPLAITSMTAPFYAPVADSINSISKYLPVILGGGGSNDSRSCNRPGIFRLPSGIEMAGPDGEEKLQGSRGERRFSALNPHGNVDFFLPSAGVNEYLDMLTAHLSYWTDSSFAAFLLTEIFSTRLDVMRTGMGLAHQPPPENGVDVLTSIKLDAPR; this is encoded by the exons ATGTCTGTTCCCCCCGCCGATGCCCCGCTGCCGGAAACTGCCCTACTTCTTGCAGTGCCTGCATTAGACGTACGATGGGTACACGCAGGTGCTCAACAGCttaatcttcttccgacTCCAATCACCTCTGCTTCGAACAGTTATGAAGCTTTCTCAGAAAGCGAGTCCTCAAGGATAGAGTTACGGTGGCAAAGTATATCAGAGTCTGATAGGCTCAAAACAATCAAATTATGGGGGAGAAATGACGGCGAAGGAGCTTTTCAAAGTCAAGGAGAAACAATCAAacaaggagagaagatcgGTCATGATGAGAAGGTTACTGACGGGAGTAAAGGATGCGATTCGATAAGTCGGCACTCGATAGATGGGACAGATGCACATTCAGTTGGCTCCAAAGTGAAGAgcgaagatggagaggagcaTTTGGATCCGGACGTAGATGATATGTCATCTGGAGAAGACCAAATCAACAAGAAGTATCATGCATTATTACTCGAGGCTAGGGAAAAAAACGATGACTTGGATTCAGTTCAAGGCGTCCCCGTCAGTCAA GACTCATTATTTGAGGTATCACTATCCACTCTGTCCCTTCATCCGGTATTTTGGGCTCATACAGGTCCCCGAGTAGCAGTGCTGCGGGGAACATGGTTCGTAAATGATGAATCGAGGCCTTGCTGCTGGGAACTTGCCGAGGAACTCGAGAAGGCCTTCTT GGAGATCCAACCGTGGCAA CAATCATACAGTCACGAGCTCGCGACGGCATTATCTCTGGGATCCTCAGGGGAggaaaaaataaaatatactcttccttcgaAGTTCGGAGAAGATCTGGGCATTATCTTTGAAGATAGTACAAAAGGCCGCATTGTAAC GTCGGGAACTCTCACATATATTACACGCTTGTTTTGGTCTTCTTTGAAAGCCAGACCGGCAGGCACATATGTCTATCGCGGCTACAGCGCTGCGCGTTCGGCAAAAGGGAAACCGGCGGCAGATACTATCTCTACCCTGGTGGATTCAGAAGAGATCGCTCATGTTAATAACGAAAGCAATTCCTACGAAAAGGATGATACGCAGGACAGACATCTTAATTTGCCCGGGCATAAAATGCGCAGCCAGCCGGTAGCTGCTTTGGACGGTGCATTCAATGATGTGAAAAAGACCGCAGGACAGGCCATAGAAGGAGTTAAAGAGGGATTGAGAGATTACGATCTTCGAGAAGAGCAACGTCAGGTTCCAGCGCTTGGAgacagtgatgatgaacgAAGagcggtggaagaggaaaatgcTCCTTTA GTGCATGATACTGAAGACTCGAATCCATGTACTGACCTTATTCTCGTAGTACATGGCATAG GGCAGCAGCTTGCTGCTCAATACGAGGCATATAACTTCGT CTATGCTGGTAACCAGTTACGACAGGTGCTTCG AAAGCAAACCTCCAATCCCGCAGTCGCTTCCATCATAAGAGATCGACGTTGTCAA GTACTTCCA ATGGCAACAAATCGCACTTTAACTTACCTGCTAACAGATATCACGATACATCGCTCAATCCCTTATGTCCGTGAACTTACCAATTCT GTACTCCTCGATATACCTCTCTTTATGTCGCATCATAGACAAAAAATGATTGAGGCTGTCTGTACGCAGGCCAATAAACTTTATCGCCTTTGGATTGCTAGAAACCCAcattttgaagaatatggaAGAGTCCATATCATTGCTCATTCC CTTGGGTCAGCTCTGGTAGCTCATATCTTATCCAACCAACCTACTAAAATGCCACGAATATCGCAGCTTCCTAAGCAGGTCATTTCTGAAACAAGGGACCGCTTTCTTTTCAATATAAGCAACCTTTTTCTTGTAGGCAGTCCTCTTGGGATCTTCTTGCACCTTGAGCAAGCTCAACTTATGCCAAGAaaggggagagaaaggacTATGC ATTCTCCAGCTGATGAAGCG CTTGACCGTGCGGGAAGATTCGGATGCTTGGCGGTGGATTC CCTTTACAATGTCTTTTACCATACGGATCCTGTCGC TTATCAACTGAATGCAGCTGTCGACTCTCAACTAGCATCCCAAAGGCCCCCTCTCGCCATTACCTCCATGACAGCTCCCTTTTATGCCCCCGTCGCAGATAGCATCAATTCCATCTCAAAATATCTACCCGTCATACTTGGAGGGGGCGGGAGCAATGATTCAAGATCCTGTAATAGGCCTGGTATCTTTCGACTTCCGAGTGGAATCGAA ATGGCTGGTCCCGATGGCGAAGAGAAGCTCCAAGGATCTCGAGGCGAAAGACGATTTTCTGCCCTAAATCCGCATGGCAACGTGGATTTTTTCTTGCCGTCTGCTGGAGTTAACGAGTATCTAG ACATGTTGACTGCCCATCTTTCGTATTGGACGGACTCCTCTTTCGCGGCATTTCTCCTTACTGAGATATTTTCTACACGATTAGATGTAATGAGGACTGGAATGGGCTTAGCACATCAACCCCCGCCTGAAAATGGAGTTGATGTTTTAACATCTATCAAGTTGGACGCACCTCGTTAG
- a CDS encoding pre-mRNA-splicing factor ini1, which produces MCRRQPGIAIGRMCEKCDGKCPVCDSYVRPMTLVRICDECSFGTTAGKCIVCSSPAISDAYYCTECTRLEKDRDGCPRIINMGASRVDAFYERKKLGLEKGGGFKKG; this is translated from the exons ATGTGCCGAAGGCAACCCGGAATAG CTATTGGCCGCATGTGTGAAAAGTGCGATGGCAAATG TCCTGTCTGTGACTCGTACGTAAGGCCGATGACTTTAGTGAGGATTTGCGACGAGTGTTCTT TTGGAACAACCGCAGGTAAATGTATAGTCTGCTCATCACCTG CCATATCGGATGCCTATTATTGCACGGAATGTACTAGACTAGAAAAGGATCGAGATGGGTGTCCGCGAATCATAAAC ATGGGGGCGAGTCGGGTGGATGCCTTTTACGAACGAAAAAAGCTGGG GCTCGAAAAAGGCGGAGGTTTCAAAAAGGGATAG
- a CDS encoding HAL protein kinase — translation MSSIPQDGISGASADNAGEDVQPADTVGSARPVNMRDLSDVFDTSLQMAPESQPGSTIATPSLSPSLISTAELEQDFANSSQANSVIHSGPFPSASGTNKLTEPSILNPHHLSPIPSNPGQKSMTAAPGALDSSQKVVPPEPAFLFPHAKHITANEKTISSPIVPASGSGQASAGLSRLNSSASNDDTSASLAGKNEDNSAAMKPVSRSESITTTTNDHDITRHASGEKRPGAAVKSGRSSSSAAKMPAELISKKSFFHKMFHPNQDKHDGKITPGQSRLHLNLPRDAPSNGLASGRVSPSFLEPNTTESPPLTPSCNISDIDSRPPSRTPSRAPSIRRQNSAPGHDISVQASVDLKNAVTPPAAVPAPQPQRRLSQRSAGSPSRRSVSAGHGVTAKKDEPAGNTGTKFTLKDLVGLGDNKVKKASAAGSAKGSDRGSTRGSEVGDNNSTASLLKKYGVCDRAAIGKGATAVVRLAHKWDRREEKLYAVKEFRKRRKNETEKDYVKKLTSEFCISSTLHHINVVETVDLVQDEAHHWCEVMEYCPGGDLYAAIKKGGMSSQEVECSFKQIMEGISYLHSMGVAHRDIKPENLLLDGRGHVKITDFGVSDVFRMCWEKKTHMSKGLCGSEPYIAPELFEQKEYDARLVDVWAAAIVFYCMQFQELPWRVAKPSDPTFAAYMQQYKPQHFMDASGGVHHPTPPPLNNLIPRECRSVIKHMLDPDPKTRWSVEEALKDKWLRSVEVCQEGQENSHKHTTAGMDIVRV, via the exons ATGTCGTCGATACCTCAAGATGGCATTTCTGGAGCTTCAGCGGACAACGCTGGAGAAGACGTGCAGCCTGCAGATACTGTTGGCAGT GCGCGACCTGTGAATATGAGGGATTTGTCCGATGTGTTTGACACATCACTGCAAATGGCTCCCGAATCACAGCCAGGTAGCACAATTGCCACCCCATCGTTGTCTCCCAGTTTAATCTCTACTGCGGAATTGGAGCAGGATTTCGCAAACTCCTCCCAGGCTAATTCTGTCATTCACAGTGgtccttttccatctgcTTCTGGCACCAACAAACTAACTGAACCATCCATCCTtaatcctcatcatctatcACCTATTCCTTCAAATCCTGGCCAAAAATCTATGACAGCGGCTCCTGGCGCTCTTGACTCGTCTCAGAAGGTTGTCCCGCCAGAGCCTgcatttctctttccccatG CCAAACATATCACAGCGAATGAAAAAACaatttcttctcctattGTGCCCGCGTCGGGTAGTGGCCAAGCATCGGCTGGTTTGTCAAGGCTCAATTCCTCTGCAAGCAATGATGACACTTCAGCCTCATTGGCCGGAAAAAACGAGGATAACTCGGCCGCGATGAAACCCGTTAGCCGCTCCGAGTCCATCACGACGACTACGAATGATCACGATATCACACGCCATGCGTCAGGAGAAAAACGTCCAGGGGCAGCTGTCAAGTCTGGGCGATCATCTTCGTCCGCTGCGAAAATGCCTGCAGAGCTGATTTCCAAAAAGTCGTTTTTCCATAAAATGTTTCATCCAAATCAAGATAAACATGATGGGAAGATTACTCCCGGGCAAAGCAGGCTGCACCTTAATCTTCCGCGCGATGCTCCCAGCAATGGCCTTGCAAGTGGCCGGGTTAGTCCGTCCTTTCTGGAGCCAAACACGACTGAATCGCCTCCTCTTACGCCGTCTTGCAATATCTCTGACATTGATTCTCGACCTCCATCTCGAACGCCAAGTCGAGCTCCTAGCATCAGACGTCAAAATTCGGCGCCTGGCCACGATATCTCTGTTCAAGCTTCTGTTGATCTAAAGAATGCTGTCACGCCACCTGCAGCTGTGCCGGCTCCTCAGCCGCAGCGCCGATTATCACAGAGGTCAGCTGGGTCTCCTAGTCGTCGATCTGTTTCTGCAGGACATGGGGTCACtgcaaagaaagatgagcCTGCGGGAAACACTGGGACTAAATTTACTCTCAAGGACCTTGTCGGGCTGGGTGATAATAAGGTTAAAAAGGCTTCTGCCGCAGGTTCGGCTAAAGGTTCTGATCGTGGATCAACCCGGGGCAGCGAAGTAGGAGACAACAATAGTACAGCGTCGTTGCTGAAGAAGTACGGTGTATGTGATCGTGCTGCCATTGGCAAGGGGGCCACAGCAGTCGTAAGATTAGCACACAAATGGGacagaagggaagaaaaattGTACGCTGTGAAG GAATTTCGTAAGCGTCGTAAGAACGAGACAGAAAAGGATTACGTCAAGAAACTCACTTCAGAATTCTGTATATCGTCAACCTTGCACCACATCAATGTTGTTGAGACTGTTGATTTAGTGCAAGATGAAGCACATCATTGGTGTGAGGTCATGGAATATTGCCCCGGAGGCGATCTCTATGCTGCAATCAAGAAAGGAGGCATGTCTAGCCAAGAGGTCGAGTGTTCATTCAAGCAAATAATGGAAGGCATTTCATACCTTCATTCCATGGGGGTGGCTCACCGAGATATAAAGCCTGAGAATCTGCTTTTAGACGGGAGAGGACATGTCAAG ATAACCGATTTCGGCGTTTCAGATGTGTTCAGAATGTgctgggaaaagaagacgcACATGAGCAAGGGGTTGTGCGGGTCGGAGCCTTATATAGCTCCGGAGCTGTTTGAGCAGAAAG AGTATGATGCTCGCCTTGTTGACGTATGGGCTGCTGCCATCGTATTCTACTGCATGCAGTTTCAAGAGCTGCCATGGAGAGTTGCGAAGCCAAGCGATCCGACATTTGCCGCCTATATGCAGCAATACAAACCACAGCACTTCATGGATGCCAGTGGTGGAGTCCACCATCCCACACCGCCTCCACTCAACAACTTAATCCCCAGAGAATGTCGCAGTGTGATCAAACACATGCTTGATCCGGACCCCAAGACCAGATGGTCGGTGGAAGAGGCGTTAAAAGACAAATGGCTTCGCAGTGTTGAGGTCTGTCAGGAAGGCCAGGAAAATAGTCACAAGCACACTACGGCGGGGATGGATATCGTCAGAGTGTAG